Within Vicia villosa cultivar HV-30 ecotype Madison, WI linkage group LG1, Vvil1.0, whole genome shotgun sequence, the genomic segment TTGTCCTTACATTTGAACTTCTGGATGATTGTTAAAGTCTTTGGTTTTAGCTAAATGTTTCAACATTATCTACATTTGTGATTTCTCAGAGAATAAGATGAAAACTAAGATAGATGAGTTGAATGAGGCTATATCAAATTTTAGGATGACGATTACCTCTTTAGAAGAGAAGATTgcaaaggaagaatcagataaacTGGTATGGTTGTTTGTCATAATGTTGTGATTGGAATATTCCAGGTGATGTTTGCTTTTTGCCTCATGAACttattatttcttgtgtttttggcTTCTAGGAAGCGATTGAATATtgtagaaaagaaaaagaagccagAATTGCAGCCGAGCAGAAGGTAATGCTATGTTATTACAGTTACTGCTTAAATATACAAGTCCACAAGTCCCACAGGATATTGATTTTACCAGGAGGTTGCCTCAATAATTTCCCCCACTCCTTTTGTTATTGTTGATAATTGCAGGCCATTGCAACTGAGGACTTGTACAAGCGATCGCAAGAGTATAATATCAGTTTGCAGCAGTACAATAGTCAGCTTCAGTCAAATCTGAAAACAGTTAATGAGGCAAATAAACGAATGGAAACTGAAAAATCAAGTATTGTTGAGAACCTTAGCAAAATAAGAGGCCACAATATGGCATTGCAAGAGCAGCTGGCATCTCTAAGAGTAAGTTATTTATCGTTGATTAATTGCCATCAGGCCAATCATTTATGATGTCCAGTGTCTGTCGATACCCGGAAGTGTTTTAAATTACGTGAAGTTCCAGTTGTGAAcatgttgaattttttttctcgAAAAAATTTCTTGGATACGCGTAAGTTGTATTATGCACTCATGTGTTCATTAAATTTGACTTTACTTGTAGGAGGTATGTAGTTCACAAAGGCAACAAATTGAAATGTTGCAGCAGCTGAAAAAGAGAATTTGAAGGTACAAAGTTATACTGTTATTTGCATGTGTGCTTTGGTTTTCCCTGTATTAATTTGATTAGAAAATTTACTTCACATTATTGAAATTAGGGTGGAGTTTGATCTGCATCAGTAGCTAAGTTGCAGACCATAACACAATGACTGTGTAAATAGGCCACACGAGTTCCACTACACAACTAAATCTGGAGGTACACACACTGTTTGGAGTCTCTCAAGCATCAAAGAAGAATAATCTTTGTTGTTGGTGATTTCAATATTGCACCGTATGCAAATTGATCGGAGTGATACAGAACCAGATTTTGACAATAACGAGCTTAGAAGTTGATTCAAATCAATGTTAATTGGAAATGGAGACAACTTTTCCAATGTGTTTCGAGCAAAACATTCAGATGATATAATATTCTGTCGTTGGGGTTCTGCTCCTTTCAAACTAAGTCGACCCTTCAAATTTAGTAAAAGAATGGATCACTTGAAAACAATGAACAGTGTTTTTGCTTGTATTGTTGAAGCATTCATGCTGATATATGTCAGATTAACTCATCAAGAACTGGGTAGAGGACTGACGACATATTCAAATCCCTCACTCTAGAATATCTGTCAGAACCTTTATAGGACTCTAAAGCCCTATAGGTTGTCCATCAGATTCATATTCAAATCCCCCTGGAATATTTGTCAGAACCTTAATAGGACTCTAAAGTTTTAAGGGTTATCCATCAGATTCAGAATCTTAGTAGGACTTTAAAGTCATTCGAAACTTAATCTTGGTAAGACTTTGAAGTTTTCTGGAGTATCCATCAGAACCTTAGTAGAACATTGAAGCGAAACTTAGTAGGACTTTGAAGCCCTCCAGGGTATCCATCAGAACTTTAGTGGGACTTTGAAGCCTTCTAGGGTATCCATCAAAATCTTAGAATGACTCTGAAGTCGGTGTTAGTATCCATCAGAATTCTAGTGGGACTCTGAAACCCTCCGGGGTACTCATAAGAGTGCTACAAAACTTTTAAGTTCACGATGATGGGGCATGGGATGATAAACGGTTGTAAATGGCAAAAACACATGCAAATAAATTCAGGATCCACTTTGGAAAAAACATGAGAAACAAAGATGAAACAAGATTAAAatcattaaaagaaaaagtttagaaATTACAAAAGGACTTGTACAATGGGGCGAGATTACTGTAACAGATACAAAAGTCAAAAGCCTGATCTTAAGGGGAAGCCCACCCTTGAAGGAGGACTAATCTCCACTAAAAACACTTCGCCTTTATGCTCTTTATGTCTGGGGAACTATGTACCTTTAATCCCATTTTAGATGGAGAGACTTAAATAGCATGATAAAAAGCACAAACTGGGGGAGTAGGCCGAGTTGCGGTTTGAAGTACCGAGAGCTTGCCTAAAATATTAAGGGTCCGTCTGAAGTATCGTGAGCACGCCCAACAGTTTTAAGAGCTCTTCCAAGATTATCAAGAACCTGTTCCGGGTTGATCTGCCCGTTATAGTGGGTCAGAAAATCCCGTTTCATGGATCAAGTTCATCTTTGCAATCCGAAACCAGTGCAAGAAGAATATTCGAAAAGGAGGTTAGGCAACCAAAAAACATCAGCTAAACATAATAAAGGTCACCTCGTTCAGAAAAACTAGGGCAAACTCGCCAAAGAAGGATCATGCATTAAGACACATTAGACAATCGTTAATAGGTATCATAAAAGCACTCCGCCCTTACACAATTCATCCTTGTGGGATTGTGTATATGATTTGGTTTTTGGTAGGAAAACACTTTGCCCTTACATGATTTGTGTTGGAGGGGATGTGTACATGTCCGAATTTTTTTAGGTCTTAGGAACGCACTTTGCCATTACATGACTCATGTTTAAAAGACTATATACATGTCCGATCTCTTGAGTTGGGTTCTGGAATGAGCCAAATCTACCAGACCCCATGGAGCTCGCCCCGTTTAATAATCTTTCCAAAAGAATGGGGTCTGGATGAAATAACGAATGGGTTAGATTGGTTATGCCGGTCCAAATCCAACGTAGATTAATATTTGCCTGAGATATGATTAAGAACACGTTTATGTCTGATGGGAGATATCATGATCTGAGATTTGAAACAATCAAGTCCGATTCTCAATTAACATGAAAAAGTCGTATCAATCGGGAGCAAGCACATTAAATTGTCTCTTATGTATTTCATGTAAGCCAAATCAAAATTGTTATATGAAAAGAAGAGCGCAAGAAGAACATATACAATTACTTATAAGAGAATTCGTTTGTGTCTTTACTGTCTTTCACTAATGAAAATCGGTTTGTGTCTTTACTATCTTTCACTAATGAAAATGGGTATACTTTTACAAGTACATAAGATTTAGCCGTATTAAGTTTGCTTTTAATTATAACTCTAGTaaacaaacaaaatttatttCTCCTTCAATCATaccttaaattaatatttaaaatttgttgAGACATGAAAAAGTTAGAGTTGAACACATCTACACCCATACTATTTTAGTATGGTTCATGTGCAAAATAGACACATTAATGCACTATGAACTTTTTCTCAAAATATGTGAAAATAACAAAAGTACTTATAAAAAAGAGCAAAGTATACAAACAAAAACTTATCCAACATAACTGTTTTATTAACATGGTAGTTTAAACCCCATATATTTCCCTGACTTGTAATCTTCCCAAACCTTAATGGCCCCAAAGCTAGTCATAAGAACAACACTTAAAGACATAACTATGCTAACTGAAAACACTATTATTGAAGGTCTTCCATATTTTCCAATTACTTTCTGCACAACTAATAATCCAACAAGTGATGCAAAAAAACACATTATGGCCAATATAAGTGCAGTCTCTACATGCTCCATTCCCAACAACAGATACTGCAATGCCGACATCGTAGACGAAAAGAAAACCATGAAAGAACATGTTGCCGCTGTTACCTCAGGAGCGATTCCGACTTGAAGAAGAAGTGGACTTATAAGCATTCCACCTCCGATTCCGAAAACACCGCCTAATATTCCTGCTAGTAGTGCCATCAAAGGGAAAACAAGCTTATTTGAAGGACAATTTCTGTTCTGACATTGTACCTCTGGTATAAGAGATGGGTCTTGaagagtttcttttctaaatacCATCCAACCAGTGAAAATGACAGCTAGTGGTACTTGAACTGATGAGATTATCCAGTATCCTATGCCACATGGTTCCATTGGAATGATTCTCTGCATTGTTTTAACAATTGCGTCAATCGATCGTTCATTAAACGTATGCGATATATGGAAAGATGTATAACGGTATAATAATCAAAAAGTAGAATATTAGGATGAAAGTTAGTTGGTTAGCTCAATTGGTTTGAATTAAGGGTTTAAAGAAGTCCAAGAAGTTTAAGGACCAAACTTCAAGCTCTAATCTTATCTTAGTAAGTAGAGTCTGCTACATAGATCtgttagcgcaacatcgggggagggtcgagttcgggagcattgttaatttctGGGACAtacctttgtgggagagacaccacttaccacttctccacctaaaacctgtgataggtgagtgggttctcccacttatatatgctcaagtcaccacgtAGCCGGTCCCTTTTTTTCttgaaccaaaggctcatgataccatttgttagcgcaatatcgggggagggtcgagttcgggagcattgttaatttccgggacattccttcgagcaacacacctttgtgggagagacaccacttctccacctaaaaccttaaggtgataggtgagtgggttctcccacttatatatgctcaagtcaccacacacatttccaatgtgggactattatccacactcacacttgattctcaacaagaTCAACTTCAAGCTCTGGTGAAGGgaaaaaaaaaacgaatataacAGACAAGTACTATATTTAACTTAATTGTACTTTTAGTCCTCTATTATGCTTAAGTCTCCAATCTTTACAAAGGGAAAGTTTGAGATAGGACCCTACATGTTAAGTTATACTATTTACCAATAGTAGCAACCAAACAACCACTCCACAAAACATCATTAAAAAACACTTAGTTTCTAAATTTAGCAAAACTTTTAGATTCATCACTATACTATAGATCTTTTAGATAAGCTATTTTATAAGAAGCATATTTTTATTCTTTCCTCCTCATTAGTGATGTGATTAGTAATCACTATAGCTTGTCTATATCTAATTATTCTAAGTCTACTTCTAGATTTTTCAACATAACTGTTTCCCTCGATTCTACGGTTAAAAATTCGGTATTTGGTCACAGGATTGACTAATCAGAAGACCGATCTCACCACCACCTATCGGGTGGCTCAATTTAGGACAGAGCAAAACTTGGTATAGACTAATTCTGCACAAAAATTATTAACACTAATAACATTTAAATTCAAGACTTTGAGAGATGCACACTCTCATGTCAGGTCCCACACCTGACCGAACCTCCTGACCTTCACCTATATTGTTACAAATTTCCTTAACACTTGCCTAAAAAAACACATAATATGTTAGTATTATCCAATTTCAATTCTAGTATGGCAACCAAATCATGAATAAACTTATTGCACAAAAGATTTAATACTAACAAGTAGCATCACCTGTCCATTTCCATTGCCATTGCCACGAAGAAGATAAATGGAAAAGAAAGACAACCACACCAAAAGCAACACTCCCAATTTCAACCAAGGAACACACAACTTGTCTCTATTTACTTTAGCAACCATTATAAGATTCTCTTCAACTTTTTCTGACCCATCATTTTCCTTATGCAGTAACCTCACCAACCCTTTATTACTAGTCTCTTTCTCTAGCAACCCTTTTTCCATTTCCTCAACTCCATTAACCCTTATTTCTTCTGATTCAATACTCCAAAACATCACTCCACTTTTACATGTTTTTGAGGTAGACCAAGCAAGAAAAACAGCAAACATTAAAGTTATCAACCATTCTGGAAAAACAAGGTTACAAATAACACCAACACTCACTCCTAGTAACATACAAGGTTCAGATGAAAGTGCTATATCATAATCAATCAATGATTTTCCACCAAATTTTGGACTTGTTGTAAACATGTAGCATATAACATTTGCAACTGATCCTCCTGTGACCATGAAAGCTGAAATACTTGAAGCTACTTTCAAGTCCAAACCAGCTACTATAGTTAGTATAGGTATGAAAATTCCACCACCACCTATTCCACCAGCACTTGATATTGATGAAGCTATGAAGCATAGGATTCCAGCTACTACCAAAGGAGCTGAAATCTGCAACTGTGACTCTTGGAATCCTTGTGTTAGAGGTTTCAACTGAGGAAGTTTGTCTAGAATATTGTTGATATTGAGCATAGTTGAGAAGGGTTGTGTTTGTTTTGCATTTGAAGGGTTGAAAGCAAAGAAGGTGATGAGAATTAGAAGTAAAATACTATTTGTTCTCATTTTGGTTTTGAGAATGTTTTAGCAACGATGAGAAGAGTGAGGTGGTGAGGTTAGGTGGCATTGTTAGTCCTTTTTATAGAAACATTGATGAAGTGATAAAAGTACAACTTGATGGTGCAAAATAAAATGAATAGtaattgatt encodes:
- the LOC131597727 gene encoding kinesin-like protein KIN-14C, which codes for MTLANFLDIRHKPTISKSAESQLFHGFQLFSENGCGAAAEGSECCIVDFTEEEVEALLDERMKKGIPCDTKKKTEQMVDLIKRLKQCVRWFKGKKEKLQTDLESAEKKCVDTENKMKTKIDELNEAISNFRMTITSLEEKIAKEESDKLEAIEYCRKEKEARIAAEQKAIATEDLYKRSQEYNISLQQYNSQLQSNLKTVNEANKRMETEKSSIVENLSKIRGHNMALQEQLASLREVCSSQRQQIEMLQQLKKRI
- the LOC131645035 gene encoding sulfite exporter TauE/SafE family protein 2-like produces the protein MRTNSILLLILITFFAFNPSNAKQTQPFSTMLNINNILDKLPQLKPLTQGFQESQLQISAPLVVAGILCFIASSISSAGGIGGGGIFIPILTIVAGLDLKVASSISAFMVTGGSVANVICYMFTTSPKFGGKSLIDYDIALSSEPCMLLGVSVGVICNLVFPEWLITLMFAVFLAWSTSKTCKSGVMFWSIESEEIRVNGVEEMEKGLLEKETSNKGLVRLLHKENDGSEKVEENLIMVAKVNRDKLCVPWLKLGVLLLVWLSFFSIYLLRGNGNGNGQRIIPMEPCGIGYWIISSVQVPLAVIFTGWMVFRKETLQDPSLIPEVQCQNRNCPSNKLVFPLMALLAGILGGVFGIGGGMLISPLLLQVGIAPEVTAATCSFMVFFSSTMSALQYLLLGMEHVETALILAIMCFFASLVGLLVVQKVIGKYGRPSIIVFSVSIVMSLSVVLMTSFGAIKVWEDYKSGKYMGFKLPC